CTGAAGTGAAGCCAAGTCTCGGGACACAAGAGAGACCAGATGTGTTAAATGCGGATCTCTTTCTCATTCATTGTTTTCACGTATATATGTTATTATACATCCTTTCCACAGGGATGGCACAGGTGCGGCGGGCGTGTGAGGCGGTCCGGGCGAGTCCCCGCGCAGAGCTTCGCATTCCCAGCGTGTCCACCAGGCAGGAGGTCCTCAGCAGCCTGGTGTCCGCGCTGGACTCTGTGGTGAGTCTGACCTGCTGGGGCCTCGGCAGCCCTGGGGCACGGGCGTGTGCGATAACACATGATCATGCAAACAGCACATGAATGACTTGTATCAGTGTAAATACAAACGCACAAACAAAGCTTAGTCTTGCAACGATCTTGTGGCACTTCTTGGAGGAACAATATTGATATTTATCCACTCTGTTCAAAAACGTGGTGTAGCTCTGCCCTGCTTAAAGGCCTCCTACTAGGACAGGAAGTCTGCTATCTGCCCCACCCTGCCACTTCACCACAGAGCTGCCCGTAGTCCCACCCTGTCCGTGCTCCCTGTAAAGACCTGTGTTgactgtatttcagtgcactgcCCTGTCCAAGCTGAACGCGGAGGTGGCGTGCGTCACGGTGCACGAGGACAGTGTGATCGCCGTGGGCACGGAGAGGGGCCGGCTGTTCCTCAGCTCCAGGAAAGAAATACAGACGGACTTCCACAAGTTCTGCAGTGAGTACTTTAGGTTTTCAGCTTGTAAGTAACAGAGCATGTTATCATCTGTGAGATTCACGTTGAAGATACCAAGGTCATTAGATTGGGCAGCAGGTTTGATCCAGGGATGCTAATGACACTGGGGTGAAAAATGCTAAACGAATATTGTCAAGATGTAAACTATCTTACTGGTTCCCTTGATATCCTGCAGGAGTGCCCTGTCTGGCAGCCTTACCCACTTCAAACGCCTCGGCCAAACCCCAGGACTCTGAGCCAAGCAAGCTGGGCAAGGACAGTGTGCCGGGGGCGGCCCGCACGTCTGCAGAGCCCCCGTCCAACATGTCTGTCCTCAGGAGGATGGTGGAGGAGGTCTTCAGTGTGCTTTACAGTAAGGCTCTCGTGTGGCAGCTGTTTCATTATTGATTCATCATCAGTGCATGAAAGAGTTTGACATTTCACACACGTGTAATAGAAACCGCTAGAGGAGGAGGTTGTACAGAGCCGCtcctgtgtgaaagtgtgtgtccCTGTCGTGTGCAGGTGAGGCTCTGGGAAAGAGCAGCCTGGTGCCTGTGCCTTATGACTGGCTCCTGAAGGACCCCAGCTGCGTGGCTGTCCACGGCCTGCCTGACGGGGTGTCCCTGAGGAGGCCAGCTGACTATGACACCAAGACCTTAATGAAGATCCTGGAGCAGAGCAACCACATCCGCTTCACTGTCAAGCGGTGAGTCTGTTTTGCCTCTCACTATTTACACTGGGCTCCTCTGCGGTGGGACTGTGGACTTACACAGACAGACTCAAAGGACTTGACTGCTGAGTTGATACATTcataattttaataattgttgaagACATAGTTTCCCCTGATCACGGGCAGAGATGCATTACAGCTGCATCATCCCCTGCTCGTCCCCCTAACCCAGAGAGCTGTGTGTTTCCAGGTCCATCGAAGAGGCCTCCAAGGATAAACcttcaccagatctcaagcaCTCCGGGTCTGGCACCAACCACACTGCCGCCAAGTCCGCCAGCCAGGAGGGACCGGGGAGCAACAGCATGCTGTCCTCTTTCCTGTATGGCATCGCAGCGCCCCCGTCCGAGAGCACCCCCGACCTGCCTTCCAGCTCTCTGCTCAACCCCCACCTGGGCTCAGAGCTCCAGGGAGGCTGGGCAGCGCGAGGGGAGAAGGCGGCACCGGCCAAGGACTGTGCAGATAACGGTGACGTAAACCCCGTTGAAGCAGGTGTCTCCCATGTGTTGATAGACTCCTTCGAAGCATCACTTATTCCAGTTTGTGTTCTCTGTGGTTGTTTCTGCTGAGATGATCTGTCCTACTCACCAATCTGCAGAGCTGTGGATTTGGTGTGATGGACACAGGACATGCGCTGAACTCTCTAGGGGGGACATCTGTCTCATGGACATCTCTCATCCTGTCCTCCACAGGTGACCGGTTAGGGGTGTCGGGGGAGCTGGGTCAGAGCTCCCAGAGTGTCCATATATCCAAGCGCCTCTTGTTCTCCATTGTGCATGAAAAAACAGGTGGGTGCTGCAATGCACACGGCTCCAGATGAATGAAGCCTAATTGTGTGTATAAGGTGttttatatctctctctctttaaagcTGTTTTTCTCATTATGCCAGTTCCATAATGCATGctgtttttttaacaatttgCATAAAAACGTAAAATACAATAGGCTTTGACGTGCGCTTTGTTTGATGCAAGAGGACAGCGGTTATTGTCTGCGAATGCAAAGATGACACAGAAATAAAGGCAGATTAGAGGCTTCATCCCAACAGCTGTGATACTTGGAATGAAGGTCTAAAGATCTAAAAACGTGACAATTGAGTTCCTGAAGGAACtgaaaattattaaacaaatgaGAGTTATTTTTAGCAGAACAGCTTGAAAGATCACTCtcgatttaaataaatgtttttcactGTGACAGATAAGTGGGATACGTTTATCCGTGAAACAGAAGACATCAACACGCTGCGGGAGTGCGTTCAGATCCTGTTCAACAGCCGCTACGGTAAGTCATGCCTTTCTGTCAGTCACTGTGTCCTGAAGACCAGCTTCTGGGATTTATTCACTTAGTATGTCTCcacattacattgttttaaagttcCTCCAATGTGTTTCATGGTGAGAAAGTGTAGTGTAGTAAAGCGTGCTTGGTAACGGGCTTGAATGTCTTGGCATCCTAATGAATAACCCTGTGCGCTGGTGTGATGTACCCTGTGCTGTGGTGTTGCAGCAGAGGCACTGGGTTTGGACCACATGGTTCCGGTTCCATACCGGAAGATTGCCTGTGACCCGGAGGCTGTGGAGATCATCGGCATCCCTGACAAAATCCCCTTCAAGCGGCCGTGCACCTACGGCGTCCCCAAGCTGAAGCGCATCCTGGAGGAGCGGCACGGTGTGCGCTTCGTGGTCAAACGGTACGGCAGCCGCCCGACACACACGTCCTCTCGCGGCTTACAGTGCCATATCTCTGACACTGATGTGGGGAAGAGATTGTGAAGAACAACGACACACTCCATAAGGAAGCATCAGAATAAACGTATGGCAAGGATGTTTCATACGCTCATGAACATCGAAGCTGTATTGTACAGTCAGACTCTGCAGATGGGTAGTGTTGTACCATTTGAAAGAGCTCTACTTTACTCCCGTCCCCAACTGGATTAATACGTTGTACTGGCCCTGTTTACAGACCCAGAGACCCAGTTATGCTACTGTTTGGACTGCAGTGCTAAGGTCTGTTCCCTGTTGACATGACAGGTTGATTCTGACGGGTGTCAGTCAAGCCCTCTATCAGGGTCAGACCTGCAGTAATTGGCCTGTTTGATTTTCTCATCTCAGAGAGAGGCCTTGATGGTCTCTTttagaaaacattaataatggccAGGATAATTATTGATAATACTGAAACATCAGATAATTGTTTTCTCTTATCTTTCAGAATGTTTGATGAAAGGATTTTTACAGGTAATTGtcctttaatgttttgtatttattattttgtattgagtCTTGAGTGCCCTGTGGTTCTGCTTCCATCCTGCTTGATTGAGCTTTAATTAGATTCTTAGAAATGTATTGTGAGTTTctgtaagaaaaaataaaaggtataAACTGTCATTAAGTGTTCTGTTGCGAGAGCCCTGTGTGGCACACTCTCAGCACAGCTTTATCTCTGCAGCTGGAGGGAAGGTGTTCAAAGACGAAGGCAAGCAGGAGGCGGCGTCGCCATCCGAGGACAGCTACCCAGAAGCCCCCAGGACTGTGCCCTCCCTGGAGTTGCTCAGCACCTCCCACAGCAGCCGGTGAGACCGAGTGGAATTAGTCTGGGACAGCTGTCTTTATATATAAGAAAGATAgtctaaaaacaataaaaacagaacagcAAGTGTGTGAGAAACGTGTCTCGatgtgttttgattgtttttcagaTCGACTAGTTCATGTGTGAGCCCTATAGGAGACTGTGAACCAGGTAGGTAAAGATGACAGAGCTCTTCTTACCGGCAGTAAAAGCCTTTCCATGCCTGTTCCCCTGCCACCTGCTGCTTCTGAAGACATATGACTGTGTATATAGTGCCTTTCAGCTGTCCTCCTCCGAACTGGTATAAAGCTTCtttcagaaaatataaaatcactGCAACCAAAGACGTTCGGTTCTTAAAGACACAGTGAGAAATGTATAAAACACGACAAACTAATACAAAGCATTATGCATAATAATAGGTATTATTTGAGTACCGCAATTTTGTGTTCATGCAGACTTATATATCAGTAATTTTTGCAAATTTAAGTTTAAACTGATCAGACAGATATAGAATACTCTGCTAAATGCCAGATCGAACTGTGACACAATCAGGTGACTCTGGAAAACTGTGCTTGTTCCTGTGGATCATGTGaagtgattatttttatttgtagggCCATCAGCAGATTGTACCCCCTTGAAAAAGATTAAAACTGAACCCCCAGATGGAGAAATCATTCAAGTGACAGTTCCAGGTGAGAGGACGAGAGCCGTGTGTGTATTTCCTTACAGCGGCCATTTCTGTTCTTGTACGATGGGCCCTGTTCGCTGCTGCCCGACTTCGTGCCTCCCTTGTCTTGTTCACCGTCACATCACTGTGCCGTCTCTCCCCGCagatgtcagtgtgtctgtggaggaGCCGGGCGAGTCTCCGGCCAACACTGTGGCGTCTGAGAGCCGCCGGCCGCAGGAGCCCCTCGCAGGTAACTGCTGCCGAGTTGCCTTCTCCCGCCAGGACCGCGGCGCCGGGGCCAGCCACCTCTCGCTCCCACAGTTAGGGAGCTAGATTTCCACACGTATGGACACTTTTCACAGATCTCCCTTACTAGCCCCCTGCCCCAGTCTAACCCACCTCCCACCCTGCTGCCCCGCtccactctcactcacacagtcCAGCCTGAGCGCAGTCTAGCCCTCCGCTCGTGGGTCTCTGCTGCAGGTTTGACTGTCCTGATACACAGCTCGTGTGAAACCCTAGAGTGCAGCCCAGCTCCTGATCAAAATCCCAGTCCTGTCCAGCTCCTGGGTTCTCCACACTGACCTCAGTTGATCATGACCATAGTCCTGTAGAGCTCCCAAACCCAACATGGTAGATAGAGCCAGAAATCCCTTGTGTTCCCCACCCAGAGCCCCACACATGAGCTCCCAGAACTGTCTTTCTCCAAGTTCAAGAAAATCCTCTTTTAATAAGAACTGTTGAGCCTGGTGGCCACTGTACGAAGCAGTCCAGTGATTTGCAGTTTTATCAGAGAAGTCATTCCTGAGAAGTGCTAGAACTGAGGATCTTCTGTTTCCCTCAAGACCAAACATTTCAGTTTGTTGTCTGATCTTTCTCTGGAGTCTCAGAGAAACCTCGGCTCACTGTGACACTTTCCTCCCAAAGCTCGTCTGCAGAGTTCGACACATTTCCAGTCAGACTCCAAGACGTGTATTTCCCTACATTTGTAAATCAATGCACGCTGTACAGTTACAGACAGGTTCAACTGTtcctattaatttattataaatcatggTGAATTACAAACTTatacaacaaaaaaactccaCCTCAGTGTTTCACACTAAAATTAGAACAACATacataataaaactaaaatgatgATGTAATACAGAAGGTTCTCATCCATTTCAACGTCATGTTATCTCGCTGCTGTGCTGTTCCTGCTTTATAAAGCATGTTTACGAGATGCAAGTCGTGTATTTTGAGTCATATATCCTGCTTTGTAGAAAGGTGAGGAAGGATGAGGAGCAAACTTAGCTGATGTGAGAAGACATTGGAGAGAAATGTTGATGGtggagattttgtttttttcaatccTGCAACAGATTAGCTGATGGA
This sequence is a window from Amia ocellicauda isolate fAmiCal2 chromosome 22, fAmiCal2.hap1, whole genome shotgun sequence. Protein-coding genes within it:
- the gtf2ird1 gene encoding general transcription factor II-I repeat domain-containing protein 1 isoform X1 — translated: MTSVWCTVTWITYWGALGLSWESLCTAQDCGMAQVRRACEAVRASPRAELRIPSVSTRQEVLSSLVSALDSVCTALSKLNAEVACVTVHEDSVIAVGTERGRLFLSSRKEIQTDFHKFCRVPCLAALPTSNASAKPQDSEPSKLGKDSVPGAARTSAEPPSNMSVLRRMVEEVFSVLYSEALGKSSLVPVPYDWLLKDPSCVAVHGLPDGVSLRRPADYDTKTLMKILEQSNHIRFTVKRSIEEASKDKPSPDLKHSGSGTNHTAAKSASQEGPGSNSMLSSFLYGIAAPPSESTPDLPSSSLLNPHLGSELQGGWAARGEKAAPAKDCADNGDRLGVSGELGQSSQSVHISKRLLFSIVHEKTDKWDTFIRETEDINTLRECVQILFNSRYAEALGLDHMVPVPYRKIACDPEAVEIIGIPDKIPFKRPCTYGVPKLKRILEERHGVRFVVKRMFDERIFTAGGKVFKDEGKQEAASPSEDSYPEAPRTVPSLELLSTSHSSRSTSSCVSPIGDCEPGPSADCTPLKKIKTEPPDGEIIQVTVPDVSVSVEEPGESPANTVASESRRPQEPLAVEPVAQESRPTAAKRSVEEDLGEMILRLRKQVESLFNTKYGESLGLPQPSRVPYSKFQMYPEDLYVTGLPDGMAFRRPNCFGAAKLRKILSASSHIRFVIKRPELLTEVLKQEPPPHPPSNPGADLEAKDTVMEDPGATAKRPGYSDSLEAKLSRIDLANTLREQVQDLFNRKYGEALGIKYPVQVPYKRIKSNPGSVIIEGLPPGIPFRKPCTFGSQNLERILAVADKIRFTITRPFQGLIPKPAPRRITLLKKAYASISEDEEVNRMGEKVILREQVKELFNKKYGEALGLDRSVLVPYKLIRGSPDSVEVSGLPDNIPFRNPNTYDIGRLEKILHAREQISITVKTQLQPFAEICTQACNTVKEGSTHRRKRKRVPDSSSVSALTGGESGTAANHIPVMQWPMYMVDYSGVNMQVPGQVKYEQPGPQLPL
- the gtf2ird1 gene encoding general transcription factor II-I repeat domain-containing protein 1 isoform X2 — translated: MAQVRRACEAVRASPRAELRIPSVSTRQEVLSSLVSALDSVCTALSKLNAEVACVTVHEDSVIAVGTERGRLFLSSRKEIQTDFHKFCRVPCLAALPTSNASAKPQDSEPSKLGKDSVPGAARTSAEPPSNMSVLRRMVEEVFSVLYSEALGKSSLVPVPYDWLLKDPSCVAVHGLPDGVSLRRPADYDTKTLMKILEQSNHIRFTVKRSIEEASKDKPSPDLKHSGSGTNHTAAKSASQEGPGSNSMLSSFLYGIAAPPSESTPDLPSSSLLNPHLGSELQGGWAARGEKAAPAKDCADNGDRLGVSGELGQSSQSVHISKRLLFSIVHEKTDKWDTFIRETEDINTLRECVQILFNSRYAEALGLDHMVPVPYRKIACDPEAVEIIGIPDKIPFKRPCTYGVPKLKRILEERHGVRFVVKRMFDERIFTAGGKVFKDEGKQEAASPSEDSYPEAPRTVPSLELLSTSHSSRSTSSCVSPIGDCEPGPSADCTPLKKIKTEPPDGEIIQVTVPDVSVSVEEPGESPANTVASESRRPQEPLAVEPVAQESRPTAAKRSVEEDLGEMILRLRKQVESLFNTKYGESLGLPQPSRVPYSKFQMYPEDLYVTGLPDGMAFRRPNCFGAAKLRKILSASSHIRFVIKRPELLTEVLKQEPPPHPPSNPGADLEAKDTVMEDPGATAKRPGYSDSLEAKLSRIDLANTLREQVQDLFNRKYGEALGIKYPVQVPYKRIKSNPGSVIIEGLPPGIPFRKPCTFGSQNLERILAVADKIRFTITRPFQGLIPKPAPRRITLLKKAYASISEDEEVNRMGEKVILREQVKELFNKKYGEALGLDRSVLVPYKLIRGSPDSVEVSGLPDNIPFRNPNTYDIGRLEKILHAREQISITVKTQLQPFAEICTQACNTVKEGSTHRRKRKRVPDSSSVSALTGGESGTAANHIPVMQWPMYMVDYSGVNMQVPGQVKYEQPGPQLPL